The window agattaagacacaacaggtCAAATGGTAGCCTGACCGCTTTATTATAAGTCCCAGTTGCTTAGGAATATGGGGAAGGAAAGATGGGCAATGGAAGAGAGATAAATGCAAGGAGCctttgtagaaagcaagagagatggTCACCACTGTGGATCCAGCATGGTTTGTAGTATGTCCTTTGATCTCAGGATCTCATCCACTCGCTGCGGGAGATGGGAGAAAGCCAGGAATCTTTGCAGCAAGCAGGCCCGGGGGGGGGTTCTTCCAAAGAGGTTTCTTCCCCTCAGGGAATTCTTCCATCAAAGGTTGCTTTTCTTTGGGAGTTCTTCTCCCCAGTCCTTAGTTTAGAGATGGCCTTGTATCCCcagtttctcagttttttttttcctttccctctttcctctctgttaGTGTAGCACATCTGGCCCTGTCTGATGTTCTGCCATTTCCTCATGGCAGCCTCTCATGACTCTACTTCAATGCCAACAAGCGGATGGTGGACTTTTTGTTGGATCAGATGCAATGGAGTCTCCTTACTGTCTCTGACACGTGTCCCTGGAAGACAGCAAAGCTCTCTGGAGAGGTTGTCTGTGCAGCAAATGGGGGCCGCAGTGCCTCCCGGCATGGAGTCCCTAGTCACTAAGTCAGTGCCAGGCAATGGCACCcggcagctgctccctggcaggggctctccctctcctgctgAGGTGATTCCCTGCTTCGGCATAGAACATGTCCACCCCAGAGCCGAGTGCGTCACAAAAACATGCCGTGTTTTGGGGCCAGCAAGGTTGCCCAGCATGCAGCCTGGTCCCCAGCCCAGGGCACGTCATTCTCTGCGAGGTGACATTCCTCAGTGTGATGTCACAGTTGTTGCCCCCTACACCCCTGTGGCAGCGGTGGGAGCGGTGGCTCAGTCTCTTGTGAGGCCTGCAGGAAGAGGACCCAGAGAGAGCATTGCGTCTATCTGGAGGTATCCTGCTGTGATGGAGCGGCTGAGAGCCCTTCGAGGTGAGgtccctccacctctctggacaccATGGTGCTGCCCGAGCACATGTGTGCCTCTGGTGTCTGTTTAGGACGTGCCATCAGCACCGtccttgctctgctgagtgcagcTGCCCACCGTGGTTTCTCCAGTACCCCAGCAAGGGGAAGGCTCTCTCCCCTCGCCCCGCCAACCACACATGTGCCggcacagcccaccccacgctgtggggctggaggagcgtTCCTCCCAGAGCTGGCCGGATGCTCGGCCCTGGCTCCAAGCAACACCAgcggcagctgctctgctctttccttccaggtCTCTTTGCCTGTGTGGGCTGCGTGCCCGGAGGTACACGTCGCAGGGCCAGAGGCAGGGTGGCAAGCCCTGTCCCTGCCTGTGCCgtgactttgctgctgcagcgcctGCAAGACAGCGAGGTGAGCTGGGGACATCCAACCACCAGTCCTTGCCCTGGCCCAGTGCCACGGTCCCGTGGGTGCCAGGCCCCGGCAGCACACTGGCATGGCGGGCAGCTCCCCGGGAAGAAGGGCAAAGCAAAACGGGACTGATCTCTGTCCCCAGGGTGACCGAGCGCAGGCGTACTGCGAGCTGGAGCACGTCCTGCAGGAAGGTGACAGCCGCCCGCCGTGCGGAGTGCTGAAccggctgctggctgaggtgtcCCAGGACCTGACAGCAGCCCAGGTGAGGGGTCACTCCCAAAGGCAAAGGGAGCCGCCTGCCCGCGCTGGTGTTCTGCTGGCAGACGGCGGTGGCTTAGCCCTTCCAAGGGAAGGCCTCAGGCAGTCTCCTGTGCCGTGTGTCACCAGTGACTTTTTTTCAGGGCGTGCCGGACAGCGTGAGGATGGCTGCCAGCAATGTCCTGGTGGCTCTGGCCCGGACACACTTCACCTTGGTGATGGCCGAGCTCCAGGGCCACCTGAAGGCCGTGGGGGAGATGTCGAAGGAGTTTGTGCTCGTCACCCTGAGCAAACTGTTCACCAGCTACGGTAGAGTGCCCTCAGCTTCCTAACGTCTACGACAACCGGGGAAAGGGGTCTCTCCCCTCCGTGCGTGATCTGCGTTGagctgggggatgcagggctgcagcccctcctccctcGCTGCTGGGGCTCTGACCGCggccctctccttcccctctgcagctccacagtgcatcTCCTTCGTGTGGCTGACGCTGGCCGGCCTGCGCAGTGTGGTGAGCTGGGTGAGAGGCGGCCGGACCCTGCGCATTGCTTGTGCTGGTGAGTGCCGGCCCCAGAGCAGGGGGGCTCGGGATAGCCCTTGCACCTcgccctgctgcaggctctcaCGGgctcccttttctctcagtctctcagctttttcttttcttttttttttttaagtaattattcgtttatttttttgttttgtgtttcttcagttGTGAAACAATGGCTGGAAGGAGTCAAGGTTCACTTGTGCTCTGGAAAGCAATGCCCCTGGCCTGCCATGGAGATCGAGCAGATCTACCAGAatctttcccagctcttctgctctgtgctgaggcactggcaggactgcaaggaggaaaaggtgagcACTGCTGCGTTCCCAGCCCGGGATGGCAGGGGGGACATCCGTGTcggcagctctgtctgtgcccagtgggctgagagcagaagggtgaCGAGAGGGAGTGGGCTGGCTCTGCAAAGGGCCCCAAACTGGCTTTGTGCTGTGGGCTGGATCtccctgccaggaagcagccGCGTGTCACAGCGCTGCGGCAGGAATAGCTGGGGATGAGGGCGTGGGGAaaagctccctgccctccagagcgagcCCATCTCCTGCTGGGCTACGGGGGtatggggaaggggaagggaaagagaaagcccTCCTGTAGGAAGGGCAGACCTTCAGTCTTTAATGCTGGGCCTCTGCCATCCctctccaggacaaacaggcCGTCCTCGGGGCTGTGGCTACCATGATGGCTGTCCTCCTGCAAGAGGAGCGGCCCCGAGAGCACGtctgggagcagctcctctggctcGTGCACCTGTATCAGGAGGTCCAAGACACCTGCAGGGGGACCAAGGTGAGATGTTGTGCAGGGCTCAGCATGGACGTGGGGCTCGTGCAAGTGCCACGGGGGGTCAgtgggatgcagggaggaggccGGGAGCCCTTGGGAAAGAAGGAATAGGCGTCCAAGGGAGGTCTGAGGCTTCCTGAGCTCTTCCGTCAAGGAAGGAACAACCCGGACAGGAGCCAGAAGGGAGCCAGGAGTCACTGGGGCCCATCCCCTGGGGCTGCGAggcttcaccaccaccaccaccaccaccaccgtgGAGCTCTGGGTgcctgaggagctctgtgctaaAGGCCAGGGAGACCACGTCCACTTACATCTGATGGGGCAGaagagggctgctgggtgggaaatGCCTGCAACCGATGCCCAAACAGGGCTcggctgagagcagagggactctcttggtgctgctgggaggcggGGACAAACCAGAACGCCTGTGCGGGAGCTCTCCCAGCGGACAAACCATTGGGAATCAGTTTCTCCGCTCCCAAGTGGCTAGATGTGGCTTcagccctttcttcctctcctggtcTCTTGCAGAGCCTCAATATCTTCCTGGAGGCCTTAGAGGGAGTTCAATCTGTCATCCCGAAGGACAAGTTTCTGGCCATCACCAGTGCTGTGTTCTACCAGGTGAGGGGAGCCCATCCTTGCGCCCAAGGCAGTTTCCCTCTTGGCTAAGTCTCAGGAGGACTCAAAGCTCCGagcctctgccagctgctcagcctTAGCTCCTGCATGCCCGTGGCTGCTCCGGAGCCGTGTGTgtgcccccagggatgctgtgggtcaggctgtgttttgtctgcatGTCCTCTTACTGAGTGTGCCAGGGGAGAcgagagctggcagcacagtttcttttccatcctcgATACCGATGCAATTTTCTCCAATGGACCttgttcccacagctctctgatgaCACCAAGGAGCACAGCGAGGcggacagagcagagctgacccactgcatcctgctgcagggtaaGGAGAGGAGCTCGTGCATTGCTTGGTGGTGCCCTGGCCAAAACCTCTCTCACAAACCTCCGGAATGGGTGCGAGTTTCTGGCTAACACAGTGCGGGAtttcctccccgcagcccggaTCTGCCCAGAGGAAACGGTCCAgtttctgcagtcacagctgggcGCTGACAAGGAGGCTGGACGCGTGGCAGCCCTGGGTCTGCTCGGTGCTCTGGCTCGCTCTGATGGTCAGTAGGGTCAGAGGGTTGGGACTTCCCGGGATCCCTTTTGCcatctgggctgtgcctccatGCATGCTTCTGCGCATCTCTTGCAGAGCCCGTGATGGCAAAGAAGCTGCCCCAGGTTGTGGAGGCtgtgcagtgtctgtgcagcgaCCCCAGGACCCAGGTGAGCtgatttgggaaaggaaagcgcTGTCggggtggtgatgctgctgccagcacaggcagggctggggtgcccagggaggtgctttGGGCAGCGACCACATGGTCGTGATGGCTCCTGTGGGGAGAGCGGGAGGGCGGAGCAGTCAGGcccctgtgctgtgcatggaAAGTGCACAGCCTGGTGCTAAGGCCTGGCCCTCGCCTGAGGAGCCAAGGCTCCACCTCTGCTCTTGTTGTCTCTGCTCATGCCCAAAGGGCTGCCCCAACGAGTAGGTGgcttccctttgccttctgAGCAGGAAAATCAAACCCACAATTGACTCctgacaggtgaggagggcCATTCTGCGCTTCATCAAGGATGTGCTCAGTGCTAACGCccggagctgctcagcctgggatgtggtggggcaCATCTTCAGTGAGTTCAGCCGCACCGCGGGAAGAAGGGTAAGGACACTGGGCAGCATCTTCCGTTGGAGGACCCGTGCGGCTCAGAGGCTGGCACGGAAGCACCGGTGGGGCCACACCTGAGCCTCCTGAGAGGCTCCTGAGAACTAAGAGGAACCGGTGTTCCAACAACACTGTTGTGCAGGCAGCCGGAGACCTTTCTGCCCAGGAAGCCCGGGAAGAAGGAGCTCTCCAAGAGCTGTGTATGGACATCCTGGGGTCACTGGACGTCTCTGTGAGAGGGATGACCAAAGTAAGTCACAGTCTGCCCCGCTGCCGCTCCTTGACTTCACACCACGTGCTCCTCATCCCCTTCCAACACCCCCGGTCTCTCCTCCAATGTGCTCTAAAGCACACAAGACTCAGGGGAATTCACAGAGTCCTCTTCATCTCTGAGCGGAGGCAGGAATGCTGACATGCTCAACCGCCTCGTTCCCTACAGCTCCTGTGGCCACGGCTGCTGTTGTACGTGGTGCCAGCCCAGTACACCGGCATGCTGATCCCGGTCTCCCGCTGTGTCCAAGCgctggctgagagaggggacctGATGGTGCGGGAGGTAGAAGACCTGGAtccccatttcctcagctccatGTTTCAAGGTAGGAGCAGAAACTCCACCGGTGAGCTCTGTTGACCTGTGTTAGCACCCAGAAGGGACAGCGGAGGCGTGTGTGGCAGGGCACGTCGTGTCTGTGTCTTACTCagcccttctttctccccacaggcccactgctgactccccagacactgctggcacGCCTGTTGGTGAGTAGATGCTCCAGAGGCCGGTGCCATGAGCCCcgaggaggaagcagcatggcTGAGTGTGCCAGTGCCTGCCTCACCCGTGGGGATGCCTTTCTCTTCCCGGTCTTGCAGCACCATGGgcaaagctgctggctgctccttgccctccagggcagagccaagctgcttccctcctgggagaagctgctgctcttgctgcagacgtgaccctgcttctccttgctcttgCTCAGGTGGTGGCAGGGAGCCCTTTTGCAGGCAGCGAACTCCAAGCCGCTGCCTTGCTCCTCATGCAAAACCTCCACAGCAAgatccacagagctgtgggggccaTGTGGGCCTCTGAgatccccctgctgctgcagtgcctcgAAGGTAcagtgctggtggggagggaggggcggAGGCAGGGAAGGCGGGGGAGTGaaaatggagctctgcagcgTGGCAGAGGGGAAGCGTTGCCTGCGGCCCCAcgcttgctctgctgctgttcccgTTCCAGGGAGACAGCACTGAGGCCCGGGGACCTTTCCCCCCGGGGGTCTGCCCATTCCAGGGCACGGATGGGCGCTTCACGTCCCCTCAGACAGCAGTCTTGgagcagttctgtgttcctgctgggACAGTGTTTGTGGGGAGGGACAGGTCATTGTGAAGGGTGTGCGGGTCCCAGCTTGGCAGTGCCGAGTGCCCAGGCAAACctggtttgcagcagctcttcttctgTGGCTTGATCCCAAGCAAGGgtcttttgcttcttgttgctCTACAGGGAAAGATGAGAGCTTCCCAGACTCTGCAAGGTGGGAGCAGCGCCTACTAAAGGTACAGCATTGCTGGAAGGCACGGTGCAGAGAAGCATCTGCCTGTCTCAAGGAGCCCCGTTCCCATATGGGACAGGAACAGCCCCTCAAATGCTGCTGCGGAGCGGCTGCACGCCttggtgctgctgcctcttcctctttgcCCCCCAAGTCCATGGGGGTTCCTAGGAGGAGAGCGGCAGGCAGCTTTAAGGCAGGGAATGCTGcggggagctgggagagggactgTTCTTCCAGTCACCTCTCTCCAGAAGGTTGCGGCGACGTGGCAAtgtgggaagaggcaaagggCAAGGAAACATTGGCTTCTGTTCCCCAACAGTTCCTGAGGGCATCATTGGACACCATGGAGGATGAGGCCTGGACCAAGGGCCTGAGCTGCGAGCTGAGCcggtggctgagcagctctgccagcagctctggagaaaagGTGGGTTCCCCCCGGCTCTACGCAGCGGTGCAGCCGCAGGTGCTCAACTGGGGCAGGGGCTGCGGGTGGTGCTCTGCTCACACGGGCGGCTCACGCTGCTTCCCTGGCCCGTGCCCCCCAGAAGGCCTTTCCCTGCAAACTGCCTGGGGGTGGCTAAAGCtcggccctgcagctgctctcagcatctCCCAGGGAGCGTGGGTCCTTCCCACCCGGCCCTCTCCCAGCAGGCcaggctgctgccacatctcagcttcttcctttcctccccatcccttctcttccttcccatgcagtctttcctgtacaaggctctggggacagtgctgggagcttgtAAGGAAGTCCTCCACATCCAAGAGAAGCTTCTGCAACACCTGGAGGAAGCAAACGCGGAGGAGCCCTCTGAGGCCCAGGTGAGGTCTCCTCCCagccagcttctgccagcatccccGGTCTGTCCCTTGGGCAGAGCGcttctcctggccctgctccgAGCCTTTCgatctcctcactgctgcactgtttcCCTCAGGCGAGGACCAGCCCGGCCACTGTGGCTGGCCGCCCGCGCCAGTAGGTTCAGGCCTGCGCCAactgccccttgttcttttgtgcagggaatgatctctcttctcagccatgctgctgagagcaacTTCCACACAGCCCTGGACACGCTCACCATGTTTGCGTCCAGGCTGTGCAAAGGCCAAAATGGGAGGAGTTCCAGACGCAAGAAGGTGAAGCATGACGCATTTCCATCgtggctttctgctgccttattTTCACTTGGGAGCCCAGGTGCATTGTGGGGCACCAGGGGCTGCTGAGCGAGTGTCTCAAGGCATTTCTCCccacacagatggagctggacagcagaagagctcaggcCACCCGCAGCGCTCTCATCCTCGCCCATGGCAGCTTGGCACTGCGTGCCtccaaggaacagctgctcGCCCGCCTGGAGGGAGACATCGTGGgcaacatcctgctgctctacagctgcagctgccgggtGAGAGCTCGTAGCGTGCCAGGCTGTctgagcacccagctgcagcccctccacgtGGGGGGACGCTGAGATgggccttctctttccaaaggtccCTCGGGGACTGGTTTGTGCTCAGAGGAAGATGCAAGCCCTTCCCTTAGCATTGCCCCCACGTGttccccttgcagcccttggCCCTTTCCGCAGTTCAAagaatgttcttctctcttgggcCTCAGGACCTGCAGAACACGCTTGCGCTGGTGCAGAGCATCActgacttcagctctgccttccaagcTGTGGGTGACTCGGCCTGCTTTAACCCCTCCTTGAAGggcaagctgctggagatcctgACGGTGAGTGCCTAGAGccagagctgtctgcagtggAGTTTTGGGCTGTGCCATGAGACTCGGTTCCCCGGAGCCGTACAGGTCTCCCTCAGCCACACGTCTCCCGCTGGTGGGGACCttgtgtgctggcaggcagcggCAGGGCAGCGGCTAGGTtcaccagctgtgcagctgctgcatcctgcactgCCTCCGTGAGAAATGTGGGAgtgatggggctggtgtgtggcCGTCGTGTCTGTCTTTGGGCTGGGTGGAAGAGCTCTCACGTGCCCCCTTTGGCAGTGTTTCTCTGGTACTTGCAGGAGTTGCTGAAGAAGTATTACTTGGGCACCCCtgtctccccagtgcccctcaAGGTGGTTCTGGCCCTGGAGCAGTTGAGGTAAGTAAGGGTGGGAGCCTCTGGGGTTGCAAGGCAGGATGGTGGACCCCCTTCTGGGTAGCTCCCGAAGCCCTGGAGGGGGCAGGGGGGAGGGAGTCACTTCTACAGGAGAGAtggctgggctgctgtgcccagcgaAGCTGAggttctgggaaggagaaaggccctggtgctcctgtcccctggcagggaagagaagggagacctGGTGTCTCCTTCCCAtcagagcaggaggtggttCACTGATGCCGGGGAGATGCTGGCACTGAAGACAgcgctcagcagcacaggctggggatgttggctttgcagctgtCCATTAGAAGAAACTCTGATGTTGTCTGAACCAGCCTGGCGAGCACTGCTAAAggccctttctgctttctcttcctttattcctcCTGTCAGCAAGCTGAAGCCCTCTTTAGGAACCAAGGACATGTGTGACATGCTGAGTCTGTGCTGCAAGAATGTTGTGTTGCACCCTTCAGCAAAGATGATGCTGAAGATCAGGaagtcacagcaagcagctcagtacCTGCAGGTAACCTGCCGTGACTTTCACGGCCACCTCTCGGTTGGAGCCCTTCCTCAGCACACACAACCtatgctctggcagcagccgtgatgccacagctcagtgccctcttctgctttcagcttctgcaaatGTCACTGAAAGCTCTGGGCCGGCTCATGGTGGTCCTGCTCGAGACAGAGACCAGTGGCTTCTTCCAGAACATAGTCCATGTGAGTACACGTGGGGCAAGGGAGAAAGCATGGCGCCTGTCGATAGCGGAGACAGAGATCTGGGGACTGAGAGGATGATGAGAGGGGGAGAAATCTCCTGCTGACGTGCCAGCTCACTGTGAGCTCAGAAATGGGCAGAGAAATGGGCCCTGCAGGGGGAAAGGCAAGAGCCAGCCCCTGGCAGGCCACAGCCAAGGAAAAGCTCCTGGGTTAGGAGGCAGGAGTGTCTGCAGAGAGcgggggcagcagtgccggtgCTCAGCGAGGTGGGGGGCCGCGTGGAGCCACAGGGCAGGCCCTGAGGgaaagtgctgggaaatgagggatggggagagggctggcatgaagggaaagaaaagatgtccgCAGAGAGACAGATGCTCTGCCCCACGTCTTGCAGAGATCCATGACGTCAGACAACATGTGGGAGCGCAAGAGGGCCCTGCagatctgctcccagctgctggcttctTGTGAAGAGCTTCGAGTGAGTAAAGAGCCCCACCACAtgcccctgctccctccccagtgcTCCTCAGCAGGAAGGCGAGCTCTGCCCAGCCGTGCGTGCTGTGCCACCCACCGTGTGGGGAAGGCATAGGTGGGAGAAGCTAGGGAGACCTGGGGCTGCCTacagcttttttcctgcctctggcccctgcagagaggagatgccTGCAAGCACTTTAGCTCCTTGGTGGGATTGCTGGCGCCTCTGACGTGTGATCCCATGCCCACATCCCGCCAGCTGGCTGTCACCTGTCTGAGCTCCCTTCTCCGAATCCAAGGTGAGTAGAGTGGCGTGcgccagccctctgctctcatTCGCAGCACTACCAGAACCCCACGGGCTGGGCCCAGTTTACGGGAGGAAGAGGCACTGTGCGcagctctcttcttctctccaccctgttctctgtctctcccctgtggaaagcagttctgtttctggaagcatgacttcccttttctccctgtgctctttCCAGCCAAGGCGACCAACAGAGTCATCCAGACAGGAGACATCGGGAGCCTGTGTGTGGGGCTGAATGACTGCAGCACCGTCCGTCAGCTCCAGACCTCTTCCAAAATCGCACGGGTAAGTGGACCGAAAAAGGGGTGGTAGGATCTCAGTGCGTAGGCTTTTGCacgtccctctgctccccccagcctCTCACACCATCTCCAGAATGAGCTGTCACCCTGAGATCACTTTTCTCAGCAAGCAGCCGGAGGCACTGAGCTATGTCTGGCCTTAAGGCACCCAGTGCAAGGAGCTGATTCtatgatgtgtgtgtgtgcgtgtgtgtgtgcgtgtgtgtgagactgtggctgctgggaggtagGCTTTGCATGTAAGCAAACACCACgggtggagaagctgagagaaggcTCAACCCCCTTACGTATTAATAGCGGGGTATGGACCGCAGGAGCATTGTGATTGCTGCCTGAACGACCGGCAAGCTGCTGAACTAAGAATGCCCTCAagactgctttctgttttgaagagctgccgcagagcagtgatgggatctctcctgcttctcatttctctgcagattgtGTACAGGAACTTCCCCCTGGAAGACACCGTCGACTTCATGATGGCCATCAAGGACACCTTCCGGAAGGCCAAAGGAATGCGTgtgcgtgctgctgggaggtggatGATCACCCTTCTGCAGATGTATGGAAAGGACATCTGTCGGGACGTAAGAGACTTTCTTCCACGTGTCTTGGACTTTTGCTGGCTGCTGCACTACGGCTTGTGCCATTTGCCTCAGGTGCTACAGAAGCACAAGCAGAGCGCACAGCCAGGGCTTGGTTAGAGTGGCTGGTGAGAAATTTAGGCTTAGGCCTTGGCAGCATGTcaagggagcaggcagtgcTCATGTGCTGAATGTCCACAGTTAAGCCCTGCAGAGTCAAGGATGCAGCCAgtcattctttctccccttcttctttcaGGTGCCACTGACCAACTACATCCTGCGCAGCTGCACGTCGTCgccacagcacagcacgttCATGCCATTCCTGTCCCAGGCGGTGGTCATCCTCACCCGCTGTCAGGCAGACATCACGACTGACAGCTTCTTTCCGGCTGCTTTGAGCCCACAGACAGGTACTGGCACTCCTGCCATTGCAGTTATAGCTTGCCTCTGCTAGAGGGATCCCGGGaggaagcagcttttctttcttgctctcaAAGTCTGTTTGAGGCAAAAATTGCTCAGTCATGACTTGtgactttcctttttctagtgAGACATGGAGGAGAATAAGAGAGTTTTGTCTTCAATGGTGGagccaggagaagaaaaaacaagaggaaaaatgaaaaaggaaaaaggagaaaagaaaaaaggaatgggaggaaaagaagagaggagagggagggggagagggggagggaaaggggaagaacaaaagtgggaaggaaaaagggaaagagaaagggatatttaaaaagtaaggagagggaaggggagggggggaagggagaagaggggaggagaagggatgggaggggaagggagggggggaggggaggggatgggaggtgaggagaggacaggagagggagaggagaggagaggagaggagaggagaggagaggagaggagaggagaggagaggagaggagaggagaggagaggagaggagaggagaggagaggagaggagaggagaggagaggagaggagaggagaggagaggagaggagaggagaggagaggagggagaggagggagaggagaggagaggagaggagaggagaggagaggagaggagaggagaggagaggagaggagaggagaggagaggagaggagaggagaggagaggagaggagaggagaggagaggagaggaggggagaggaggggagaggaggggagaggaggggagaggaggggagaggaggggagagcagagagcagagaagggaagggaagagaagggaagagaagagaagagaagagaagagaagagaagagaagagaagagaagagaagagaagagaagagaagagaagagaagagaagagaagagaagagaagagaagagaagagaagagaagagaagagaagagaagagaagagaagagaagagaagagaagagaagagaagagaaggggaagggaggggagagggaaaggggagcAAAATGATTGGGAAGGCTAAAGGGAATGAACAAAAGGGATATttaaaaggagaggagaggagaggagaggagaggagaggagaggagaggagaggagaggagaggagaggagaggagaggagaggagaggagaggagaggagaggagaggagaggagaggagaggagaggagaggagaggagaggagaggagaggagaggagaggagaggagaggagaggagaggaagagaaagaaagagagcagagcagagcagagcagagcagagcagagcagagcagagcagagcagagaagagaagagaagagaagagaagagaagagaagagaagagaagagaagagaagagaagagaagagaagaggattAGCTAAAAAAAGTTGTattatttctcttgaaaaattaaatgccagAATACTGGCTAAGAAGTGAaaagagtattttatttatttttttatttattatttatgtctTCATGGTAATAGCTGCTGTCTGTTCTCCATAccagttacagaatcacagtatcacCAAATGTCTgggtttggaaggaaccttgcaagatcatctagtccaatccccctcGCTCCCCCCTGCCTTAGAAGGAACACCTTgattaggtcacacaggaacgTGTCCagcaggttttgaatgtctccagagaaggagaccccaccacctccctgggcagcccgttgcagtgttctgttaccctcaccatgaagaagtttcttctcatatttttgtggaaattcctatgttccagcttgcagccattaccccttgtcctatcactggttgtctctgagaagagcctggctccatcctcctgaTGCACACACCCtttgcatatttataaacatgaatGAGGCcacctctcagtctcctctcctccaagctaaagagacccagctccctcagcctttcctggtaagggagatgctccagtcccttcatcatctttgtggctctgcgctggactctctcaagcagttccctgTTCTTCTTGAAcggaggggcccagaactggacataatACTGCAGATGCgatctcaccagggcagagtagagcGGGAGGAGAACCTCTTTTGACCTACTAACCCCACTCCTTCTAAAacaccccaggatgccactggccttcttgcagtgctggctTATGGTCActctgctgtccaccaggaccgCCAGGTCCCTTTTCCCCGCGCTGCTCTCCAACAGGTCAGTCCCCAACCTATACTGGTACCT of the Gallus gallus isolate bGalGal1 chromosome 1, bGalGal1.mat.broiler.GRCg7b, whole genome shotgun sequence genome contains:
- the LOC112532719 gene encoding maestro heat-like repeat-containing protein family member 2A codes for the protein MAGSSPGRRAKQNGTDLCPQGDRAQAYCELEHVLQEGDSRPPCGVLNRLLAEVSQDLTAAQGVPDSVRMAASNVLVALARTHFTLVMAELQGHLKAVGEMSKEFVLVTLSKLFTSYAPQCISFVWLTLAGLRSVVSWVRGGRTLRIACAGECRPQSRGL
- the LOC112532805 gene encoding maestro heat-like repeat-containing protein family member 2B isoform X1, which encodes MEIEQIYQNLSQLFCSVLRHWQDCKEEKDKQAVLGAVATMMAVLLQEERPREHVWEQLLWLVHLYQEVQDTCRGTKSLNIFLEALEGVQSVIPKDKFLAITSAVFYQLSDDTKEHSEADRAELTHCILLQARICPEETVQFLQSQLGADKEAGRVAALGLLGALARSDEPVMAKKLPQVVEAVQCLCSDPRTQVRRAILRFIKDVLSANARSCSAWDVVGHIFSEFSRTAGRRAAGDLSAQEAREEGALQELCMDILGSLDVSVRGMTKLLWPRLLLYVVPAQYTGMLIPVSRCVQALAERGDLMVREVEDLDPHFLSSMFQGPLLTPQTLLARLLVVAGSPFAGSELQAAALLLMQNLHSKIHRAVGAMWASEIPLLLQCLEGKDESFPDSARWEQRLLKFLRASLDTMEDEAWTKGLSCELSRWLSSSASSSGEKSFLYKALGTVLGACKEVLHIQEKLLQHLEEANAEEPSEAQGMISLLSHAAESNFHTALDTLTMFASRLCKGQNGRSSRRKKMELDSRRAQATRSALILAHGSLALRASKEQLLARLEGDIVGNILLLYSCSCRDLQNTLALVQSITDFSSAFQAVGDSACFNPSLKGKLLEILTELLKKYYLGTPVSPVPLKVVLALEQLSKLKPSLGTKDMCDMLSLCCKNVVLHPSAKMMLKIRKSQQAAQYLQLLQMSLKALGRLMVVLLETETSGFFQNIVHRSMTSDNMWERKRALQICSQLLASCEELRRGDACKHFSSLVGLLAPLTCDPMPTSRQLAVTCLSSLLRIQAKATNRVIQTGDIGSLCVGLNDCSTVRQLQTSSKIARIVYRNFPLEDTVDFMMAIKDTFRKAKGMRVRAAGRWMITLLQMYGKDICRDVPLTNYILRSCTSSPQHSTFMPFLSQAVVILTRCQADITTDSFFPAALSPQTVRHGGE